TTCTTATCTCCTGCTGATAACAAATTACACAGAGGTCTGCAGTGCAGGGTAAAGCCTGACCTTTGCCCTCCCCAGGTAATATTGCAAAGCTCACTCTGAGCTGATGTTTGGGGTCAAAGTTGAGTGGCCATAACACACGTCGTGGCATTCAGAGGTGGACTTGAGCATAACCGCAACTCTGACACTGGAGATTAAACCTCAGCAGAGGCCTAAGGTCATtttgcacagagctggaaaaatacCTGAGGCTCTCTTTTGATTATTGTAAATGAATTTAAGGCAGTTTTGCCAGGTTTGTGACATTCAGGATGATTCCAGCTGGGACGGATCAGTAAGATGAAGAGGATTCCCCAAACCAGCCATGTGTTTGCAAAAGGCTATACAGTGGTGCATTGTTACACAGTCTGGGAAAGCAAATGAAGGCTGAACAAGGAGGCAGTGGTGTAAAAATAACAAGTGAAGTATTTGATAGGTGACTGTTGATGATGAcacttttccagcctggagaacagagcagagctcgTGTGGTTTAATTGTCTGATGAAAGCTTGGACTTCGTCATGCTGGAATTCCACCTAAAGTCAAACTTcaacccagagcagctggaaataTCCTTGCACTGCAGGCCCTCAAGAGCTGGGTTGAAACTTATTCTCAGATCACAGACTGAAGCTTGATAAACTgatagttttgcttttttaaaggaaaaaacccactaaatatttttacatccTGCTACTCAGAGCAGTTCAAATACTGTAAATCTCTAATGGACCAAGTCAGAAGGAaatcttcctttcctgtttcatAGCATGTGATGAACCACAGAAATCCCTTATATAGATTTGCTGTGTTTGttaattttagtatttattctttgcttgtttttctcaggttccccattttttaaactttgacGAGGATTGGGAACTTGTTTTAATTGTTtggtaggggtttttttccagtgcaaCAAATCCTTGTCCCTGTGATTGATTCAGGATTGACACAGAAGTAGATACACTTTCCTACCCAAACTATTGTATGATTCTCTTTTCCACACTTGGCAATCTTTCACCGTGTGTTTACATGTTGTAAGATTTATTGAGGAAGGAGGGTGATGGCAGGTACTGGTTACAGACTCAGTTACAGTTGCAACACTCCCCAAActgaatgaaaatacagaatttctaCTGAATTGTAGTTCTTGTGTTCTCTACAAGGTCTCAGCAACACTCTTGACCTTGTTGAGGGAAGCTGGAAAACCAGGAAtgaaaaaatgggtttttttttcctacttattgtgtgtgtgcagagtcCAAGGTGCTGCAGCCACTCAGTACTTTTTGTAAGAGATTTTATTGGAAAACTACTTCcctttgaatttaaatttttactaTTATTTCAAGTAGGAACTGTCTTCCCTGTACTTCTAATTCCAAGATACTAgtgtaagaaaatgaaattttgcccttcagagctgcaggaatcAAGGCTGTATTTTAGAGTAACCCAGttattattttgtattgttttcatCATTGTTCACATTTAAATAAGATACTATACTGCTGAtgctgggtttttgtttttttcactctgttttcaTGTACCATACCTTTTTTACagaagtggggttttttggttggggttttttttgggttttttttttgcggGGGGGGGGGCTGTGTTTGTTTATGCTTTTCTGTTGGGTTATATAACTAATTTGTATGTGTTTCCTTCTTTGGGCCTCTCAGTGATATCTTTTTTGCAAAATCTCATCCAGCTATCCTGAATTTTCCTGAGGGAGTGCAGGCAGCCTTTCATCTCTAACTGATACTGCTAAGATTGCTCAGAGATAACCCAGGGAAAACTTGGCAACTGTTTGCTCTGGCATTGATCCATGTATTGCTTAGGCTTTATTCCATATATACCCACAGCCCTTCATCTCAGTCTTGCTCAATCCTCTTGCACACCTCTCCTCATTGGGGCACTGTTGGGTCCTCAAACAATGGAAACATTCACAGCTCTCTTTTTTAATTGCACTTTGACTTGCAGGGAGCCTGAATTAGGAGGTCCAAAAATCAAATTATGATCTTCAAAATCAAGCCTTTCATCTAcccaataaataattttcaaaggcTGCttaagataattttaaaaggcttttaaaagtaGTGGAAATATGTTTGTGAGTAAATGCTACTGCTGTGACTCCTGCTTTATTTCTTAATTCTCCCACAGAGCTTCTGGGAATTGCTTCTTTTGCTCCCATGGGTCAGGCATTGTACTTTGTGCTGTTAACCTTATACATAATTGCACTTTTTTCAAGGCAGGAAAAATGGTTTAAGAGCAAATTTTTCCCTTATTCTGGCTGACTGCGGGGTTAAAGGTTTTTGAGTAATCCAGCCAGTCATTGCACAAGTAGTACAAAGTCCATTTGTTACATCATCAGAGActattttatatctttttaCCTCTcaagttttttatttgttaacCTTGAATTATTGAAAAAGAAGTGTGGTAACTGctaatatttaaatgaattttgtTGTTCCCATAGTCTCCTTTCCAAAAGCTGGTCTTTTACTTCAGGGTCTGAGTATGTACTCACTATAGTACTCACCTGAGACAAAGAACGGGCTTTCTTACTCATTAATTTCTCCTCTCAAGGGTGATTCAAAGTACCCAGACCAGCCTCTTTTGCTGACTCACcttctgcctggcacagccaaaATCTGATCTAATCTTGGTTTAGCTGCAACAGCAACTTTTGGATTTGACCAAATGTTTGTTGGtgattcattttaatttttggctTACCTTTCTGTAGTATAATCTTAGTCCTGTATTGGTGGGGAGTGTATGTGGAGTGTGCACGTGTCTCAGCCCAACACAACATACAAAAAGCCCCCTCAAACCAAATAAATTTTGAAGAGAGCAGAGACCTTAAACTGGTTTTAACCCCATGTGTTTCTTGGCCTTGTGACAATGAGGATGCTCTAGAGAACAGtaatgaaaacacatttatgtttttattcacTGCATGTGCACTTGCTACAGTCTAAGTGTTTGTAGTTTATCCTAATTTACTGTAGTTTAAGCATGTTGCTGGAACACCATGTTAATCCAAAATCCTTTGCAATTTCAAATTCAAGTAAGCAAATGCTGTATCAAGCACTAAACCCTCCacatgaggaaaacaaaaaaacccaaaacccatGATCAGAGGCCTCTGACATGAAGTTATGTGTATGCAACTCCACCAGTCCATGATCTGACTTGAGCCCATGCCCAGGCTCAGAAATGCTCAGACTCAGCAAAGAGCTCCTCCCTTTCCTAACAATTCACCTTCTGCTTGCCGTGCCCACTCTTAACATATCTGTACCATAATCCcagaaaaacccagaagaaaaattcagataATTTCATCTCTATTGGAATTTTATCCCTCAGTCCTTACTTTCTTCTGCCATAGAGTCCCTTGTAGTCCCTGCCCCTCAGCTTGCTGGGAATGCAGCCGTGGCAGGCTGTGAATGGTAGCACCAAGCCTTGTCCTTTATTTGTGCAGGTAGGCATCGTGCCAGAGCTCTCCTGAAGTCTTCAGGGAactgggagagagagaaagagaagacacatcacagggctgctcaggggagTGATATTGGGGCAAGGGAATCAGGTTTTGTTTGTGCTCATTTTCCAGAATCCCTCAaaaagctgagctgggagagacCCACAAAGCTTGAGTCCaactcagccctgcacagcaccatccccaagaggGTAAAAGGAGAGCAAAACAACTCTTGCTCTTAGGATTCCAGTCTCTCCTGCATCCCCCTgcagtttggggtttgtttttacTCACTGCACAATGTCTGCAaaggctgtgagcagaggcTTGCACTGGTACTCGAGGCCGTGCTTGGCACACAGGGACTTCACCAGAGGGGCCACCTTGCAGTAGTTGTGCCGTGGCATGGAGGGGAACAGGCTGTGAATAGGAGACAGGCAGGCTTCACAGGAAATCCTAGTCATCAGTGCTTCCCAGGAGTCACCCAGCTCACAATGAACAGGGTCTgtagctgctcccagctcttctTTCCCCCTGCTGTGCTTTTAGCACAAGGAACTCCTAGAAATTTCCTGCTTTCCCCTCTGTTCTTTTCCAAAGTTTGTCTccaaatgaaattatatttttggaagaaactactttcctctttctcactttttctGGAAGTAGCCCTCTCCATGGCACAGAGGAGATGAGCCCATCCTTCATCCTTGCATATCTCACTCTATAGAGTAACAGCATAAAAAATCAGCAGAGGTGGCTTTAAGCTCCGTGGCAGACTTAAACAGGTGCTTTAACCAGGACATTTCCATTGATCCTTAAAACTTACAATTGGGATTGACTCTAGTGCTGTTCTTGCATTGATCCTGCCCCtgttccattttctcttgtcaTCCTGTGGATCCAGTAAAAGTTTTGGATTACATGATTCTCTTTAAGAGTTTCAAGTTTTAAAGACAAACTCATTGCTGCCCCACAACTATTTGTAGAATTCAGAGCAAAAATGaataagggaggaaaaaaataaaagaaagtagggaaaatattttttaaaaaaggaggaggagaaagaaatttcCCTCTTGGGGTGAGTACTCACTGATGCTCAATCTGGAAGTTGAGGTGCCCGGTGAACCAGTCATTGAACAGCGACTGCTCCACGTTGCAGGTTGCCAGGAGCtagaggaggggagaggaaagcaaagtCAGAGACAAGTCAAGAGTATGTTTAGGGACCAGAGCTTGACCTGGACTTCATTTTGGATTGCCCATGAGTGTCATTGCTGTACTTCTTTACCTTTTTCCATGGCTGAATCTATCAGCCTATTAACCTTCACCTCTCAGCCACCAACAGATTTCACCCTTAATGCAACAGGAGACTTGCTTATGGTTAAAATTTGTACCTGTATAGCCACAATcctgaagaagggaaaaatcttTTACCTGAGTAGACACCCAGTCCAAATTCTTGTCGTAGTCGATATCCATTGGGATATGGTTCATCTGTGAGACCCAGACAaaccagctgctctccagcatcctGTGCAACGAGATGAGAGAATTCAGTGCTGAGTGAGCAGGACAGCGAGGAGCCATTGCAATAATGGCAAAGCCAGACTTAAAGATGTGGCTGAACGCTAGCCTTGCTAAGCCAGTACCTGGAAGGACTTCCAAACTCTGGAAGTTTAATATTTCCTTATGAAACTCATTATTATTTCATGTGTTTTGTGTAACACTGTCTGGTGTTCAGCTTGTTTTATCTTTAGCCAAGGCTCAAACTGATTAGAATCAGTGAAATTATTCAAAGGGAGAGTGTGCTGTCCATTCaagtcagtgctgctggataATACCTGGGCATTTGCAAGCCTGGGCTAAGCTGTTTTGGTTAAATGTGCTCTTTAAGCAGCAGCAGACCCAACACCCAAAGCACTGAATGTTACATGAGGTAAATATTTCTCAATTTGGTCAGTACTCAGTGAAATCTCTTTATTGCGACAGCTACTGGGGTAACACAGAACTTGCACTGGAAactgaacaaaataatttatgaattaaaaagtaagtaaaaaaataggtggtgaaggagaaaggcaggcagGTATAGAGAAAAGGCTCAAGAACCTTCTAAAGACACATCAcctgaatataaaataatatgcCAGGAGACTCTTTGTTTCTAATAAAGATCCATAAGTATAAAAGAATCTGATGTAGAAGGTCAGCATCCAGGCCAAGTCCTAGCAAAACCAGAGACAACAAGAAAAGCAGATCATAAATTACATTTGCTTACTTCGTTTTTTAAGCTTCATTGTATAGGTATAAGAGAACAATTTACTTTCGGCTTTgacagtttttttctgaatggaaTAATCTAGAGCAATCCAACACAAGCTGATGATACCTTCTCACAGCTTGCTGTAAGAGGTGAATATGAGCATTCTTGCCCAGCAAGGAGCTGGCTCCATGCTCAGAAGGAAGGCTGAAAGTCCCCATCTGATCCCTTTTGGTCACACAAGTATCAGTACTCACCGCCCAGTACTTCTTTGTGTAGGCAATGTAAAATGTGTGGCAGTGGAAGTAGGTGGGGAACAGGAgtggaggaagagctggaaagaaaaattaatcactAGTGACATCATGGACCGAGTGACAACCTCAGCCTGGGAGGGAAGGGTCCTGAATTCCTGCTCAATCTGGAGAACACTCCATGTTAGGATGTCGGTTTAGTGCCTCGAAACATTTCTAGGTCTGACAATTAATCTGAGAGTTCTTACAGACCTCGGATTTCATCTTGGGCTCTTGACTGAGGAACAGCCACAAATGATTATTTTGAGAAGTGGCTTCCACAGCCCAAAGCTTATCTGGCTCCTTATTCCTTGGTGCAAAGCAGGGAAACAACAGGAATGAATATGAAATCCCTTTTCTatcagggatttggggttgaAGAGCTCAAACTCAGCCTTCCAAAAGGACATCTCACTTGCACTTAAAAGCCCAAGAAACTAAagcaaacccaacaaaaaaagccctgaaacaCACAGACTTTGATACTATGAAAGATGTGGTATGATATCATAACCCAGAGCCTATGTGGAGGATGTGGGAGATCTGGGACAAGATGGGGCAGTTCTCCAACTCTTCCAAAAATCTGGTTgttattattttggttttttattgcGTTCTTTGACTCAGGCACCTTTGTTTTTCTCAACTTCTCCAGGTCAAAAGTAGAATCTCCAAGCCTCTTTAATACCTCACAAGGAATTGCAGGAGGATAGAGATACTCACTGATAAAGAAGTATTTGTGTTGGTGGTTGTAGGgcatgtattttttctttttgatcccaagctgtgaaaaaaaaaaaaaaaacccacagaaaaaaaatattattggaGACCAAGCAATTTGCACAGGTAACTTGctcttttccatttattttccagaggGACTATTCTTGCACACTTCCCACAACCCTCATTCTTTGTTTCATGATTCATTTTGTGAAGAATTAGATATATTAAGACCAAGTTATATTAGTGGTCaaaaagatgtattttctcTCAACTTCCCCCcttatttcttctctgaatCTCTAAATTTAAATGGCAGCTCCACGATGgcatggagaaaaatatttcagtgctgtAGCTGCTGTGATGGTATCAAGAACTGATGGGTTCTACAGCAAAAGGGCTTCAGTACTCTTAGGTTGTCtctcctggcagtgtccaagcAGGACAAACTGAGAATATCCTACACAGCCCAACAAATTCTGCCCAActggagctccaggaacagCCCTGGTTTTTCAGTCCTGCTGTTCCTGTCACAGCAAACTCTCTTGGAAGACATGGACACATCAAAGCCACCCTCTTACTAAGCCTCATACgttaatattaaaatactaaTTCCAGGCTGACTGCAGCCATGCCTTACAGTGATTGATGTTTACAAGTTTTCTAATGATCATTAATTACTGAGTTGTTGTTCTAGGTCATTAGGTTTCTCCAACCATGAATGTGCTGGTGGATTTTCCACCCTATGTACAATGCCCTTACATCATGTCTAATTTATTTACATCAACATATCAGCTGTTAGAGAGATTATTAAAGGGACTTAGTGTGAACTGTGGAGAAATTAAACCTCTTTACAGAAATTGCCATCACACCTTAGTTTTAGACTTCCCACACCCACTCACTGACCTCCACAGAGAATTTCTTCCCCAAAGTGAAGAGGAAAGGGTGCATATCAATGTCAGGGTCCTTGTGGAAGCAGTTGGGTTTGGCATGGTGCTGGGAGTGCAGGAGAGTCCACCACTTGGCAGAGGCCCCCTTTtcaagggaagaagaaaggcaCTTTCAGAATCAGAATTCACTTTACTTCCTGACCCTAATCCTTCCCCCAGTGCTGCACGTGCTCCACAGAGTCTTCAGAACACACGTTTTTACACGAAAACCCTCAGAAGTTTTCCAGGGACTCACAATCAAATGGCACATCACAAACTTGTGTAGCAAGTGGTTCCACTTGGTTTTCCTGAATACTGAGAGGTGTCCTAAATCATGTTGTAACCAGGAAGCCTGGAcctggaggaagagaaagaaaattttaggagggaagaaaaagaggaattgAGATGGGGATGGTGCCACACTCATCCTTTGCCTTGAAATATCAGACACTGCTCCCAAATCACCAGCAGAAAGGGACTGCGGAATCCTAACAGTCCCAAGGTTTTCCCAGAATATATCTTGCTGAAAGAATCCCAAACTAAGTTTAGTGTGAGCTCCCCACATGCAGAATTTCTTCTTGGTATCCAGATAGTGGCTGTGTTTTTATGACAAAGTGAGGAAGCAAAGGACAAGAAACTGCTCACGTGTGTGTGCGCTGGTAGATGCAAGTCCACACTGTGGAATTCATTGCTCACCT
This sequence is a window from Serinus canaria isolate serCan28SL12 chromosome 5, serCan2020, whole genome shotgun sequence. Protein-coding genes within it:
- the LOC103822228 gene encoding acyl-CoA (8-3)-desaturase-like — protein: MAPPGGGGHVREGDRDGDRDRAPAAGMRRFTWEEIGQRNGRGPAPQERWLVIDRKVYDISHFYRRHPGGARLLVSHAGQDATDAFVAFHVDRVLVSKYLKPLQIGELAPDQPSVEPTKNEMLVKDFRELRATVERMGLLEPNQLFFFLLLAHILFLDTAAWLILFYFGTSLLPFVFSLLLLTISQVQASWLQHDLGHLSVFRKTKWNHLLHKFVMCHLIGASAKWWTLLHSQHHAKPNCFHKDPDIDMHPFLFTLGKKFSVELGIKKKKYMPYNHQHKYFFITLPPLLFPTYFHCHTFYIAYTKKYWADLAWMLTFYIRFFYTYGSLLETKSLLAYYFIFRMLESSWFVWVSQMNHIPMDIDYDKNLDWVSTQLLATCNVEQSLFNDWFTGHLNFQIEHHLFPSMPRHNYCKVAPLVKSLCAKHGLEYQCKPLLTAFADIVHSLKTSGELWHDAYLHK